The genomic DNA GATAGACGCAACGGCAACGGTTGTGACATCACCAAGGCCAAAGCTGTGGAACAAGATGGCAAAGCCGCCTGCATGTACCCAGATCATATGCCCGGTGAGATACACATAACGCTGCTTGGTCACGCGCGCCAAGAATAGGTGGAACATGTAGCCGAACAGCAAAGTCAGGCCGATCAACATACCAAGCCGTGCGACGTTCTCACTTTGCACCGCACTAACGACCGCTTCGTCGAACGTGACGAATGTGGTAATCGAATCAGTTGGCAGTGCGGTCGCGAACATACTTTGAATGGGGATCAGCGCATTGATCAGGACGGTAATACCACCGCCGATGATCAAAATACTGAGTACGGTTTTGATTGTGCCAGTTACCGTGTCACCCAGCGGCTTCTTCTGCGCCACCAAGCCAATCAGCGCAATCAGGCCAATGATGATCGCCGGCACCTGAAACAATTTAATCAAAAAATCGAGAATCTGCATGAGAGCCCCCTTAAATTAGCTATATCTCGTCAGCCCTGAAATGAACGCAAAGCCTCTAATACCTTGGTTTTCACTTCGTTTTTATCAATCAGATTATCGATCAATACAACGTGCTTTACCTTGCCGCCAGATACTTGCTTTTCCATGTCTTTTGGTGAGACGACCATATCAGCCGGCATGGTCTTGAACGACCCGAGGTCGACCGGATCAACCGTTGCATCAATACCCTCGTCAGCGACGATCTGGCGAATCTGCATCGCCAACATCATGCTGGTGCCCAGCCCCATACCGCATACAGTTACAATTTTCATAATAGTCTCCTGGGGTTAAAAATTAGTTTGCATGGTGCTGCTCAAGCGCAGCCCAAAGTTCGTCGTCTGACGCTGCCGCACGTACAGCTGCCATTGTGTCTTCGCTTTCGAGTAAGCCGACAATTTGCTGCAAAGTCTGAATATGAGCATTCTTATCGACAGCAGAGAATGCGATGACAAAATCGACCGGATCATTGGCTTCATTGCCAAATTCACGCGGCTCTGCCAGCGTAATGATTGACACACCCGGCTTGAGCACTCCTGCTTCCGGGCGTGCATGCGGCATCGCCACACCGGGCGCAATCACAATATAAGGACCAAACTCAATCACGCCTTCCTGCATTGCACGGACGTAGTCGCCCGTGCAGCATCCTGCATCTACCAGCAACTGACCAGCGATGGCGACAGCTTCACGCCAGTCTGCTGCGTCCTGCTTGGCCTTGACCTGCTCAGGTGCGAGCAGCTCAACCAAAGATTTCACGTCGCTCATAAAGCCTCCGTTGTCTGGTATGGATTAGAGATAGAAGATGCGATCGGCATTTTTCGCCATGTTCTCGGCATTCCACTCTTTGCCGCCATCAAGATTAGCGGCGAGGAAGACCGGCGGTGTAATACCACGCTCAGCAAGGTCGTTGACAATTTCAGCAACCAACGCGTGCAACAGCGCAATACTGGTCACACCGGAAAGTGGGCAGAATTTCTGCGGTACAGCGTCATGCGAAAGCACCGCATCCCCTGCATCAACCTTGTTATCGAGCACATAATCAGCAAAATCTTTCATCTTCTTGCCAGATTCGTGGCGGGAGGTCACAGCATCGGTATAAGCGTGTGAAGTCACCGCGACAACGAGAATGCCGCGCTCTTGCGCGAGTTGCGCAAGCTCAATTGGCACTGCATTACGCCCTGAGACAGAGACGACGATCAGAACGTCACCTTCCTTAAGCGGAGAATTATCGAGAATAGCCTTGGCATAGCCCGGCAATTTCTCCATCTCGCTACCTAGTGTGGTCGGGCGGGTATCGAGTGCAGCAATGCCCGGGCCATAAAGAGGATTAACCAACATCAAGCCACCAGCACGATAAACGATATCCTGCACTGGTAAAGAAGAGTGCGAGCAGCCAAATGCGAACAGGCGGCCACCATCTGCCAGGCGTTCACCAATGGCTTTCGCCACTTTTTTGATTTCCGGAGTTTCCTCATCCTGCAAACGCTTCAGTAAATCAATTGCCGCTGAAAAGTAAGTTTTTGCCAAGTCGTTTTTCATACAAACCTCACTATGTGAACAAAAATGTGTGGAAAAACCGTTAAAATATTATTATCAAGTTCATATAATATACACAATGATGCGCTACATAAGGTAAAAAATCAACTTTAAATATTGGTTAATAAATTATTAACGCATTAAAAAACAATGATTATATGTTGCACAAATGCATGAAATATATTTCATAGTGAGTTTTGTGGTTTTTTGATGATATATACAAATAAATCATTTTCCACAAATATAATAAATAACCAAACATCAGCCTGAGCATTTCCACATTCCTGGCACAATATGTTTGCTCAAGGCACGGCATAGATACGAAATAAAAAAGCGTAAAATGCGCTAAACCTATCTGGCGCATAAATTTCATGAAATTTTTTTTTGCCGCAGCTATAGTACGCGCATGATAGAACTCAACGACCTTTCCCTCGCCCGCGGCAGCGATATCCTCATCCGCAATGCCAATGCACGCATTCACGACGGACAGCGCGTCGGCCTCGTCGGACGCAATGGCAGTGGCAAATCCACCTTGCTTGCATTATTGCGCGGAGAACTCGACCCCGAACAAGGTGATTGCCTGATGCCGGGCGGCTGGCGCATTGCCAGCGTGCGGCAGGAAACGCCCGCCTTATCCACTTCCGCACTCGACTATGTACTCAGCGGGCACAGCGAATATACCGCGGCGCAAAAGGCTATTACCGAAGCTGAAGCAAGCGGCGACGGCATGGCAATTGCTCACGCCCATGAGCTAATGGCTGCCTGCCATGGCTACCAGCAGCCTGCACGCGCTGGCGAACTGCTGTCCGGTCTGGGCTTTACGCCTGACACCCACAACCATCCGGTCAGTGCCTTTTCTGGCGGTTGGCGCATGCGCCTCAACCTCGCACAAGCATTGATTGCGCCGGCTGATCTCCTACTGCTTGATGAACCGACCAACCACCTCGATCTCGATGCGATCATTTGGCTACAAGATTTCCTCAAAACCCATCCTGCAACCCAAATCATCATCGCCCACGACCGTGATTTTCTCGATAGCCTGTGCCAGCATATCCTGCACATTGAGAACAACACCATCTACAGCTATCGCGGCAACTATAGCGACTTCGAGCGCCAGCGCCACGAGCACCGCATGCAGGCGGAAGCCACATACCGTGCGGAAGAAGCCAAGCGTGCGCACTTGCAATCTTTCGTCGACCGCTTCCGCGCCAAGGCAAGCAAGGCAAAACAAGCGCAAAGCCGCCTAAAAGCACTGGAAAAACTCGATGCAGCCCCACCACCACCGCCGGAAAGCAGCTATGAACTGCGCTTTCCCGTTGCTGAGCGCTTGCCCAACCCACTGATGAATTTGAGCAAAGCCAGTGCTGGTTACAATGGCAAGCCAGTCGTCAGCGGCATTAAGCTGAATATCGGTGATGAAGCTCGCATCGGCCTGCTCGGGCGCAACGGTGCGGGCAAATCCACCGTCATGAAACTGCTTGCCGGCGTACTCGACCCGCTTGAAGGCGAACGCAATATTCACCGCGATACGCGCATTGGCTACTTCACTCAGCACTCGCTAGACGCGCTAGATGCTGAGGCTGATGCACTCACCCACATGCAGCGCTTACTTCCTGAGCAAAGCGATCAGGAATCGCGTACTTTTCTTGGCTTTTATGGCTTTCGCGGCGATGACGTCTTTGCACCGGTCGGGCGTTTTTCTGGTGGCGAAAAAGCACGCTTGGCACTAGCGCTGGTGATTGCCAAGCGCCCCAATCTATTGCTGCTTGACGAACCGACCAACCACCTCGACCTCGCAATGCGTGACGCACTCA from Cardiobacteriaceae bacterium TAE3-ERU3 includes the following:
- a CDS encoding PTS sugar transporter subunit IIA produces the protein MSDVKSLVELLAPEQVKAKQDAADWREAVAIAGQLLVDAGCCTGDYVRAMQEGVIEFGPYIVIAPGVAMPHARPEAGVLKPGVSIITLAEPREFGNEANDPVDFVIAFSAVDKNAHIQTLQQIVGLLESEDTMAAVRAAASDDELWAALEQHHAN
- a CDS encoding ATP-binding cassette domain-containing protein, yielding MIELNDLSLARGSDILIRNANARIHDGQRVGLVGRNGSGKSTLLALLRGELDPEQGDCLMPGGWRIASVRQETPALSTSALDYVLSGHSEYTAAQKAITEAEASGDGMAIAHAHELMAACHGYQQPARAGELLSGLGFTPDTHNHPVSAFSGGWRMRLNLAQALIAPADLLLLDEPTNHLDLDAIIWLQDFLKTHPATQIIIAHDRDFLDSLCQHILHIENNTIYSYRGNYSDFERQRHEHRMQAEATYRAEEAKRAHLQSFVDRFRAKASKAKQAQSRLKALEKLDAAPPPPPESSYELRFPVAERLPNPLMNLSKASAGYNGKPVVSGIKLNIGDEARIGLLGRNGAGKSTVMKLLAGVLDPLEGERNIHRDTRIGYFTQHSLDALDAEADALTHMQRLLPEQSDQESRTFLGFYGFRGDDVFAPVGRFSGGEKARLALALVIAKRPNLLLLDEPTNHLDLAMRDALTLGLQSYQGAMLIISHDRSLLRAACDEFRLVKDGRLSIFDGSLDDYRDLLLSDKKSANDNDGGNDGGEPSRQVQKRNEAELRRLLKPYRDAMDKAEKQLDKLQSALDKVEEALADSDIYNEANKVKLQDLLAKQAQLTREHNAIEAEWLSAAETLEEKQAELS
- a CDS encoding PTS sugar transporter subunit IIB, with translation MKIVTVCGMGLGTSMMLAMQIRQIVADEGIDATVDPVDLGSFKTMPADMVVSPKDMEKQVSGGKVKHVVLIDNLIDKNEVKTKVLEALRSFQG
- a CDS encoding SIS domain-containing protein, coding for MKNDLAKTYFSAAIDLLKRLQDEETPEIKKVAKAIGERLADGGRLFAFGCSHSSLPVQDIVYRAGGLMLVNPLYGPGIAALDTRPTTLGSEMEKLPGYAKAILDNSPLKEGDVLIVVSVSGRNAVPIELAQLAQERGILVVAVTSHAYTDAVTSRHESGKKMKDFADYVLDNKVDAGDAVLSHDAVPQKFCPLSGVTSIALLHALVAEIVNDLAERGITPPVFLAANLDGGKEWNAENMAKNADRIFYL